The Ramlibacter pinisoli genome segment TCAAGGCAGAAGCAAGAACATCGTCAAGCTGTGCGCGCCATTCCTTGTTCTCTCGGTTCTTGTCGACTGCGCCAACCTGTTTCAGCAGGTCCTCCCTGAAAATTCTGTCCTTCGGTACCAACGCACCAATCGCACCGCCACCGAGCGCTTGAAAGTCCAGGACTGTGAGGCTCAGGCGCTTAGCTAGCCTACGATTGGCTTCCCTTACGTTCGTTGCGGCGACGAAAGCCCCGTCAATACCCACCGCGTCGCGGAGCCCGGAAGTCCAGAGCAGCCGCTCAGCGGTTTTCGGCTTAGCCTTGTATTTTGCGTCGACGATGTATCTTCGTCGCTGCAGGCCACCGCCTCTCTCGTAAAGCCACACGTCAATGTCGGTAAGGTCTTCACCGTCGTGGCGGAAAGGAACGCCGCGCAGCGTGAAGAAGCCGGCCGCACGGAAATAGTGTCCGAGCGCCTCCTCTGCAGTCCCGCCCTTGTCAGCCGGCGCCTTCACCATTTGCTGCCCCCTTCTTCGCGCAAGGCCTGAAGAATGTCCGATGTGAGCTTCTTACTCTCCGGCCGCTGTTGCTTGCGCAGGCGCTCGCGAGACTCCTCCGGGCCTTTATATGCTGTCATGGATGCCGAAGGCAGTGCGACCACTTGATCGCTTGCACCGCCGTGCAGAAGCACCTGCTGGGCGATTTGGCCCACGTCCTTCTTAAGCAGCCTCATGAAATACATGCCTCGACCCGCGGGTCTCAGCTTGATGACGCGGCGCAGCTCAAGGACGCGGTAGTCCTGGCCGATTGCAGTGGCGGGCCCGATCTCGTTGCCGGCAACAAGCCTATTTAGTAGGGCGGCCGGCATCGTGATGCGCCCGCGCGAGCTCGCACTTTTTGAGATGCCATAGGTTAGGGCCGCGACCAACGCCTTGGCGGAATCGAAGGCATCGTCGACCATCGGGTCAACGAATTTGTGAAAGGCCCCAGGGGCTGTGACGAACACATGCTCTCCGGAGTCGTTCGACACGGTGTTCACATCATAGAAACCCGCCGCCAATAGCTTCTCGAACAGGGTATCCCCAAGTTCCTTTCGGGCGGCCGCTCGGTCAATACACCCTGCGCTCTCAAGCTTTGCCGAGAAGTCACCAGCGCGCTGCCTGTCGGCGGCCGATAAGCTATTAAGAACCGTTTGGGTCTTTTGGATGTTGCCGCGACGAAACAAGTTTCCGTTGAAGAGGATGCGGTCTGATCCGGAAACTTCGAAGTCGACGAGGCCCATTCCCTCCATGCGACTCAGCAGATCTGTTGCCGCTGGGGAAGAGAGCTTGAATTCGTCACTTATGCGCTTCGTCTCAGCGCTGCGCAGTTGGGGTATTCCTGATGTTTGCTCCGCGACATCGATTACGGCACGCTCTTCCCCGGTGGGGCCGTGCTGACCAAATAGGGCAGCGGTTTCTTGAAGCACCTTGCGCGAGCTAACCCCGAGTACCTGTACATCGCCGCTGGAGCTGATGTCGATCACCTGACGGCTTCTGAGTTGCTCTAGATGGAATTTCAACTCGGTCTTGGGGTTGAGTTTGGCGGCTTTTGCAACTGCCTCAACTTCGGCGGCGCTCAGGCTAGTCTCATCGGAGGCCGCCATCCCAGCCAACAACAGTCCGCTTTTTGCTGCCCCATCGATAGAAGGAAACTCGGCAGCGCCCGCTTGGTCAGCTTGCAACTTGCGGCCGTGGTGGATGATCCACGCCCCCAGTGTTTCGCCATTCAGATCTTTGGTCATTGCCACCTCCGCTCCTCTATTGTTGAGCGCATTATGTGCCTGTGAGTTCGATTGCTGGCGCTTGCAAGGGTTGACCCACTCCGCCGGGGTGCAAGCAAGCGAGGATGTCGGCCGCCTCCGCCAAAGGCGCCTTCAACACTCAGGGACTTGCGGACCGTCCATCCGCACGTCAGACGCTTCGCTCCCAGTAGGAGTTACCGCCAACTCTCCTCAGTGACAGACCGCGGTCGGCGCCTCACCTGGAGCCCGGCCTCTTAATCTTCAGAGTCGGTTGAGCGCCCCGAATTGGCAGATGTGTCGCGTCACTCGCCTTGATGGCAGCGGGGGCCCGGTGCATTGAGTCGGCCGCCCCCCACAGGCGATACCTAGATTTATGCGGCGCGCCAGTGCTCGGGATTGCCCTTGTTAATGTGTCGGACGCGCGCGACCAGCACTTGGGCCGTGCTCCATAGTCTTCGCGGCCTTGACCGCCGCTTCTTGAGTGGGGTAAGGCCCCTTGCTCGCAGTGCTGGCGCCGTAGTCGATCTCGTAGTGAGTAATAGTCCCGCCACCAGTCGGCTTGGGCTCAATAAAGACTCGTGTCATACAAAGCTCAGAAAAAAGAAATAGGAGACCCAGACTGCCCAACTAAATTGAACAGACGTCACTTTATTTGCTTTGAAGTGATACTTGAATGCAGCAGAGCTCCATTCAGCATCTAAACTGAGCTCGCTCAGGTCGCAACCCCGAGCGAGCCAGTTAGGTACGCAACAACATCACTGCGGTTGCGAGCGTGAAAACGCCGCCGGCCACAGACCGAATGAAGCGGAAAAGCATGTTGAGCTCCCTTCTGGCCAGCCGAAGCTCTGGCCTAGGTGTCCTGCCGGACTTGTTGCACTAGAACCCTCGACGTCTGATCCACGTCGGGGGTTTCTTTTTGCCCTTGCTAGGGGCCGAATCAATATACAACCGCCCCACTGATGGGCCGGTGGCATCGTGTAGGACGATGTGCGATTTCACTGTAGGTCGGCCATCGCCAAGAAGGGCCCAGAGGATTGCTCAGCTCGAGCCGGTGCTGTTCCTGATCCACGACGTACCGGGATCGGGTGGCCATCCTCCGGCCGATCCGCGGCCGGACTACGCGGTAGTGACTGAGCGCTTCACGGTCCCAAGGTCTTCGTGCAGCGCTACGTGTCGTCGTCATTCATGGAGCACGTCGGCCGTTACAGCAGCCTTGCTCTGCCGACAGCGTAGGGTTACTGGAAGCTCGCCAACCCCCTGCCTGGTGCAGAAGCGCGAAGGTGTCGAGATGCTCGATTTCCTGCAGGTGCAGTTGCACGGGCCGTCAAACGCGTTGGGGGCGCGAGCACGGCGGGCGATCTCCGACAGCGCCGTCTCGGCCGCCTGCAGGTGTCCCCGTACGCCCATGATGGCGCCCCACCCGTTTGTGTTCGATCGAGAGGCCCAGCTTTCACAGGAGCCGGCCAGCACACACCACCGGTCTTCGGAACCCAAGCCTTCGCGCATGGCCCGAAAGCTGGCCCTTCCTTCCATTGCCGCGGGAGTGAGTCGCCGGCCCTCTGTTCCCCTCTGAAGCGCCCCATTGAACGACCGTCGAGACACTCATATTCGACGCGTACAAAGACGAAGGCCGCGCCAAGCCTGTCACCAGACTGTCGCCAGAGACAGGCGCTCCTCTTTCGATAGCACTAGGGGCCGGATTTTGGTAGGGCGTGCTGGGCTCGAACCAGCGACCAAGGGATTATGAGTCCCCTGCTCTAACCAACTGAGCTAACGCCCCCTGCGGACGATTGTAGGGAGCGCGCCGGGCAGCCCCTATTTGTGGTGGCTCAGTGCGTTGCTCACCAGGCGCGACGTGATGTCCACGATCTGGATCATCCGGTCGTAGGGCATGCGGGTGGGCCCGATGACGCCCAGCGTGCCGACGACCTGGCCGTCCACCTCGTATGGGGCGCTGACGACCGACAGCTCCTCGAACGGCACGAACTTGCTCTCGCCGCCGATGAAGATGCGCACGCCCGCGGCCTGGCTGGAGATGTCGAGCAGGCGCATCAGCTGGGTCTTCTGCTCGAACAGCTCGAATGCCTTGCGCAGGTGCGACATGTCGCTGGAGAAGTCGGACACCGCCAGCAGGTTGCGCTCGCCGGAGATCACCACGTCGTCCTGCTGCGACATGGCCTCCGAACTGGCGTCGACGGCGGTCTGCATCAGCTGCACGATTTCGCCGCGCAGCCGCTCGACCTCGCCCTTGAGCCGCTCGCGCACCTGCTCGATGGCCAGGCCGGCGTAGTGGGTGTTGATGTAGTTGGCGGCTTCGACCAGCTGGTTCTGGGTGTGGTCGGTCTCGGTGAACACCACCCGGTTCTGCACGTCGCCCTCGGGCGACACGATGATCACCAGGAAGCGCCGCTCCGACAGGCGCAGGAACTCGATGTGGCGGAACACCGAACTGCGCCGTGGCGCCATGACGACACCCACGAACTGCGACAGGTTGGACAACAGCTGGGCGGCGTTGGCGATGACGCGCTGCGGCTGGTCGGCCGGCAGGCTGGGCGCCATGAACTGCTCGCGCTGCACGGTGAGCATGGTGTCCACGAACAGGCGGTAGCCGCGCGCGGTGGGGATGCGGCCGGCCGAGGTGTGGGGGCTGGCGATGAACCCGAGCTCCTCGAGGTCGGACATCACGTTGCGGATGGTGGCCGGCGACAGCTCCAGCCCCGAGGCGCGCGACAGGGTGCGCGAGCCGACCGGCTGCCCGTCGGCGATATAGCGCTCGACCAGCGCTTTCAACAACAACTTGGCACGGTCATCGAGCATGGTGCGGAGGCCTCGCAGGAATTTTAATGATGTAATTTGCCCACGATGAACTCCGTGTTCCACCAGGTCGCGCTGATCGGCAAGTACCACGCCGGGGCCGGTGGCACGGCGGCGGCGGCGTCCAACCGCGCCGCGCTGGAGGACATCGCGCAATTCCTGGTGGCCGAAGGCTGCGACGTGGCCATCGAACACGACACGGCCAGCGCCTCGGGCATTGTCGGCTATCCGGTCCTGGATGTCGCCGCCATCGGCACCCAGTGCGACCTGGGCCTGGTGATCGGCGGCGACGGCACCATGCTGGGTATCGGCCGCCGGCTCGCGCGCCACGGCGTGCCCCTGATCGGCATCAACCAGGGCCGCCTCGGCTTCATCACCGATATTCCGCTCGACCGCTACCGGCAGGTCCTGGCGCCCATGCTGCGGGGGGAACACGAAGAGGACCGCCGCAGCCTCATGCAGGCCTGCGTCATGCGCGACGGCCGCTGCGTGTTCAAGGCCCAGGCCATGAACGACGTGGTGGTCAACCGGGGCGCCACCTCCGGCATGGTCGAACTGCGGGTCGAGGTCGATGGCCACTTCGTCGCCAGCCAGCGCGCCGACGGCCTGATCGTCGCCACCCCCACGGGGTCCACCGCATACTCCCTGTCCGCGGGCGGTCCCCTGCTGCACCCCGCCAACCCGGTCTGGGTGCTGGTGCCGATCGCGCCGCACACGCTGTCCAACCGTCCCATCGTCATCCCGGACAGCGGCGAGATCGCCATCGAGCTGGTGGCGGGCCGCGATGCCAGCGCCAACTTCGACATGCAATCGCTGGCTTCGCTGCTGCATGGCGACCGCATCCTGGTCAAGCGCTCCGACCACCAGGTGCGGTTCCTGCATCCGATCGGCTGGACCTATTACGACACGCTGCGCAAGAAGCTGCACTGGAACGAGGGGGGATCGTGAGCCTCAAGCGAATGGCCTTGCGCGATTTCGTCATCGTGCGCGGGCTGGAACTGGACCTGGACGCCGGCTTCACCGTCCTGACCGGTGAGACCGGCGCCGGCAAGTCCATCCTGGTCGACGCCTTGCAACTGGCGCTGGGCGCCCGGGCCGACGTCGGCGTGGTGCGCGAAGGTGCGGCGCGCGCCGAGATCAGCGCCGAGTTCGACCAGCCGCCGGCGCTGGCAGGCTGGCTCGAGGAAGCCGGCTTCGACGGCGGCGACACGCTGCTGCTGCGGCGCAGCATCGACAACCAGGGCAAGAGCCGCGCCTGGGTCAATGGCAGCCCCGCCACCGCCGCACAGTTGCGCGAGCTGGGTGAACGCCTGGTCGACATCCACGGCCAGCATGCCTGGCAGAGCCTCACCCGCCCCGACGCCGTGCGCGACCTGCTCGATGCCTACGCCGGCACGTCCGCCACCCGGCTGCAGCAGCTCTGGCAGCAATGGCGTACCGCCCAGAAGGCTCTTGCCGAAGCCCGGACCGCCCAGGATTCACTCCAGCGCGAACGCGAGCGGCTCGCCTGGCAGATCGGCGAAGTCGACAAGCTGGCCCCCGGGGCCGACGAGTGGGACGACCTGAACACCAGCCACTCGCGGCTGTCGCATGCCCAGGCGCTGCTCGATGCCGCACAGGCCGCCATCGAGGCCCTGCAAGGCGAGGACAGCGGCGCCACGGTGCGGCTGTCCGCGGCCCAGGCCGCCCTGCACGAGCAGCAGCACCTGGAACCGGAGTTCCGCGAGCTGGCCGACGTGCTGGCGTCCAGCCTGGCCCAGGCGGAGGACGCGGCGCACACGCTGCACGCCTACCTGCGCAGGACCGACCTCGACCCGCAGCGGCTCGCGCAACTCGACGAGCGCATGGCGTCCTGGGTGTCGCTGGCGCGCCGCTACAAGCGCCAGCCGGCCGAGTTGCCGGCGCTGCTGGCCGGCTGGAAGGACGACCTCGCCCGTCTCGACGCGGCGGCGGACCTGGCCGCCCTGGAAGCGGCCGAGCAGCGCGCCAGCCAGGCCTACCTGGCCGAAGCGCGGTCGCTGTCCAAGGCCCGCACCAAGGCCGCGCCGCAACTGGCCAAGGCGATCACGCAGGCCATGCAGGGGCTGGGCATGCAGGGCGGGCGCTTCGAGGTGGCCGTGCAACCCTTGCCGGAGCCCACCGCGGCCGGCCTGGACGACATCGCCTTCCTGGTCGCCGGCCATCCCGGCGCGACACCGCGACCGGTCGGCAAGGTGGCCTCGGGCGGCGAGCTCTCGCGCATCGCCCTGGCCATCGCGGTCACCACCAGCCAGCTGGGCACCGCCCAGACCCTGATCTTCGACGAGGTCGACGCCGGCGTCGGCGGTGCGGTGGCCGAAACGGTCGGCCGGCTCATGAAGCAGCTGGGCCGCGACCGCCAGGTGCTGGCGGTCACCCATCTGCCGCAAGTGGCCGCCTGCGCCGACCACCACCTGGTGGTCGCCAAGCAGAGCGGCAAGGCAGGCACCACGAGCAGCGTGGCGCCGGTCCAGGGCGAGCAGCGCGTCGCCGAGGTGGCCCGCATGCTGGGCGGCGAGAGGCTGTCCGGCACCACCCTGGCCCACGCCAAGGAAATGCTGGGCAGCGCAGCGGCATGAGCCTCGACCTCGTCCTCATCACCGGCATGTCCGGCTCGGGCAAGTCGGTCGCCCTGCGCGCCCTGGAGGACGCCGGCTACTACTGCGTGGACAACCTCCCGCCCGAGCTGCTGCTGTCGTTCGTCGCGCTCGAGCAGGCCAACAAGGGCAAGCAGGTCGCCATCGCCATGGACGTGCGCAGCGCCACGTCCCTGCCGCAGGTTCCCGCGCAGTTGCGCGAGCTGCGGGCGCAGGGCGTGCGGATCCGCTCGCTGTTCCTCGACTCCACCACCGACACCCTGGTGCGGCGCTTTTCCGAAACCCGCCGGCGGCACCCGCTCTCGCAGCAGCAGACCGGCGAGGAAAGCGATCCCCTGCTGCGCCGGCGGGCCGTCATCGATGCCATCGAACTGGAGCGCGAACTGCTCGCCGACCTGCGCGAGCAGGCCCATGTCATCGACAGCAGCACCATCCGGCCGGCGCAACTGCAGGCCCAGGTGAAGTCCGTGCTGTCGGTCGACGACAGCCAGCTCACGCTGGTGTTCGAGTCGTTCGCCTTCAAGCGCGGCATCCCGGTGGACGCCGACTACGTGTTCGACGTGCGCATGCTGCCCAACCCGCACTACGACCCGGCGCTGCGCGACCTCACCGGCCTGGACGAGCCGGTGGCCGAGTTCCTGCGCCGCCAGGACAGCGTCGAGAGGATGTTCGGCGGCATCCAGAGCTTCCTCGCCGCCTGGCT includes the following:
- the hrcA gene encoding heat-inducible transcriptional repressor HrcA; its protein translation is MLDDRAKLLLKALVERYIADGQPVGSRTLSRASGLELSPATIRNVMSDLEELGFIASPHTSAGRIPTARGYRLFVDTMLTVQREQFMAPSLPADQPQRVIANAAQLLSNLSQFVGVVMAPRRSSVFRHIEFLRLSERRFLVIIVSPEGDVQNRVVFTETDHTQNQLVEAANYINTHYAGLAIEQVRERLKGEVERLRGEIVQLMQTAVDASSEAMSQQDDVVISGERNLLAVSDFSSDMSHLRKAFELFEQKTQLMRLLDISSQAAGVRIFIGGESKFVPFEELSVVSAPYEVDGQVVGTLGVIGPTRMPYDRMIQIVDITSRLVSNALSHHK
- the recN gene encoding DNA repair protein RecN, with the protein product MSLKRMALRDFVIVRGLELDLDAGFTVLTGETGAGKSILVDALQLALGARADVGVVREGAARAEISAEFDQPPALAGWLEEAGFDGGDTLLLRRSIDNQGKSRAWVNGSPATAAQLRELGERLVDIHGQHAWQSLTRPDAVRDLLDAYAGTSATRLQQLWQQWRTAQKALAEARTAQDSLQRERERLAWQIGEVDKLAPGADEWDDLNTSHSRLSHAQALLDAAQAAIEALQGEDSGATVRLSAAQAALHEQQHLEPEFRELADVLASSLAQAEDAAHTLHAYLRRTDLDPQRLAQLDERMASWVSLARRYKRQPAELPALLAGWKDDLARLDAAADLAALEAAEQRASQAYLAEARSLSKARTKAAPQLAKAITQAMQGLGMQGGRFEVAVQPLPEPTAAGLDDIAFLVAGHPGATPRPVGKVASGGELSRIALAIAVTTSQLGTAQTLIFDEVDAGVGGAVAETVGRLMKQLGRDRQVLAVTHLPQVAACADHHLVVAKQSGKAGTTSSVAPVQGEQRVAEVARMLGGERLSGTTLAHAKEMLGSAAA
- a CDS encoding NAD kinase; this translates as MNSVFHQVALIGKYHAGAGGTAAAASNRAALEDIAQFLVAEGCDVAIEHDTASASGIVGYPVLDVAAIGTQCDLGLVIGGDGTMLGIGRRLARHGVPLIGINQGRLGFITDIPLDRYRQVLAPMLRGEHEEDRRSLMQACVMRDGRCVFKAQAMNDVVVNRGATSGMVELRVEVDGHFVASQRADGLIVATPTGSTAYSLSAGGPLLHPANPVWVLVPIAPHTLSNRPIVIPDSGEIAIELVAGRDASANFDMQSLASLLHGDRILVKRSDHQVRFLHPIGWTYYDTLRKKLHWNEGGS
- the rapZ gene encoding RNase adapter RapZ, yielding MSLDLVLITGMSGSGKSVALRALEDAGYYCVDNLPPELLLSFVALEQANKGKQVAIAMDVRSATSLPQVPAQLRELRAQGVRIRSLFLDSTTDTLVRRFSETRRRHPLSQQQTGEESDPLLRRRAVIDAIELERELLADLREQAHVIDSSTIRPAQLQAQVKSVLSVDDSQLTLVFESFAFKRGIPVDADYVFDVRMLPNPHYDPALRDLTGLDEPVAEFLRRQDSVERMFGGIQSFLAAWLEPLARDHRSYVTVAIGCTGGQHRSVYLVERLAAAFQQRWSTLKRHRELERD